Genomic segment of Thermoanaerobaculia bacterium:
GATCCAGTTTGATCAGGGCTGATTTGACCATCTCCCCGGCAGGGGCATTCTGGCGATAGATTGTCGTCTCGGTGGTCTCAGAGAGAAAGGTTTCGATGAGGGGATTGGCCGTAAAACACCAGGTGGCATAGCCTCTGTTTCGAAGGATCTCCTGAAGAGTGACAACGTCGGGATATGGGAGGCTCTGGGTTCGATCGGCACCATGTTCGTGGGGGTACACACCCGAAAGGAGGGAAATCACGGAAGGCCGGGTCCAGGAAGAAGCCACGTAACATTTCGGGTACCGGAGGAATCCTTCCTCCCCCACGAGAAATCGGTCCAGGGTTTCAGCATGGTCATAGCGGAGGGCATCGGGAACCAGGAAGACCACATTGTACGAAGGTGTGACACGGCTGGAAACAAGCCAGGCAAAACCAACAAGGATCAGCCAGGCACATACGGGCCCCAGGATAAAGTACCCTGCAGTTCTTGTCCTCGTTCCGGCCCTTGTGGCTGTGCAGGCAAGTGTACTCACGAGCATTATCGCGGGGATGAGATAGAGAATCCAGGTAAAGGATAACCTGCCTCCGTGAAGGATATACTTCCAGGCCAGAGCGGCAAAGAAGAGGGTATGAAGCGCCGCGCAACCCAGGGAAAGAAGGAAAAACCCGATTTTAGAATCGGCCTTCTCCCGATACCTGGAGAGAAGCAACATCAGGACCGAGTGGAAGATCACAAGAAGGATGGCCAATTTCAGAGTGTCGAGGAGAGTCATGGAGGACGTTTGAAACGTCCAGGCTGCGAGGAAGGAATGGCCGTGGCGGAGAGAACGAAGGATATAGGAGAAGGGAAAGTCAAGAAGGCCAAAGAAAAAGATTAATGTCCCGGTAAGCAGAACGGGGATATGGGGAAGAAATTTCCCGGGACTCTTCCTGTAGGCCATGGGCGAAGTATAGGGGGCTGTCCCTGTGAAGTCAATGAAATGGGAATACGATTTAATGCAAGAGCAGAGCTTTTCGAACTGTAATGTCTTACGGTATTCCGGACGAAATTACAAGCGGGCTGAAGCCGCTGAAGAGGTGAAGGAAAGGGACGCCGTCGCTGGAGGATGTATTCTCGTTAACAAATTGAGTAAAGAGGGCGAATTCCTCAGTGTAATAATAGAAATTGCTTTCTGGAATCGTAAATCGGAATGTGACGAATTCTGTAACCCCGGGGATGAAGTAATGAGGATAGAACGTGTATCTTATATAATTCGTAAGGGGCCAGGAGGTTTGAATGGTCTGTTCCAAATACAAACCGACGGTGGAATCGATCAGTTCTTGATCAACAAAGATCTCGGGAATAAAAATTTGCCATTGAGCCTGGTTTGACGAAGAATGGGAAAAATCATATTCTGTGCAGTTTTCGATGGAAAATAGATAGGTCACCTGCTGGCCCTGATCCACCTTATTGGGTCCGCGGATGGTTTGAACGATATCGGAGCTTTGAAGTTCAGGAGAAAATAGAATGGGATACTGCATACGAACCAGCTGGGGATTCGGAAAGCGGACAAATCTGGGATTGGGTCCGTAGCAGGAAATCGAAATCGTATCCATGTGAGGGATGGCTTCAAAATCATAGTCCTCCCTATGCGCGGCCTTCAGCTTTAACTGCACATGGGTGCTCTCCCCATGTCCCAGTGGTCCCAGAGCGTAATCGTGCACGTACCAGGCAATATCATCTCCCAAATCATTAAATCTATCGTTCAAAGGATGAAAGTGATCTGGATCATACCGTTCAAGAATGGATCTGGGAGACCATATCCGCCCTTCCCAGTTCTCCTCGGACAACGTTCGATAAGAAACATTTGTAAAAGACAGGATGTAGGTGGCCTCCTCACCCATTGTAACGTCTGAAGATCCTTCGATGCAGATCCGAAGCGGACCGGAGGCCTTGCAGAACGGGCGGTCGTGTTGAGCCATAAGAAATGCTGAACAAAAAAGGATCAGGAAAACTACCCTGACGAATCTCATGGATTCTCCCCCGCGGAAAAATCCAGAGTCATTGTTTTAACTGACGATGGACCACCATCATCCTGATTGCAGACATAGGTCGCCGTGTTGCGGCTTTGCCTTCCGCTCAACCCGTCGTAAAGCGATCGGTTTTCATACCATCGAATCATTGGGAAGGTATGGCCCGCCTGATCGGACGGTCCGCCTCTTGAAGAATAGACCCGGAGAGTAATCCAGGCTTCTTCCTCCGGCTGGAGGGAATCAAAGTAGGCCGTAAGGGAACAGTATGCATTTTCCTCCCAGTGATCCGCGTTGGTAGCCTCCACTTCCTGGATCAACGTATACCAGCCCGTATAAACGATCATTCCCAGACCATCTATCTCGCTGGATCCGATCACACGATCACAGTGGTTGATCGCGGAATAGCGGATCGTTCCCTCTTCCTGGTGATTCCAGAAATGAAAATCGGGTGTAATTGAGAGTTCGAGGCAACTCTCCGATGGATGGGTAAAGGTGACCACGTCACGAAATTGTTCAAAATAGTTAACATCACTCCCGGAGCAGGTTGGTGTAAACCTCAGATCAAGATCGAACGAAATGCGGGTCTGCAATTCCTGGTATGGATCGAGGGGTTTCAGGTAAAAAGTAATTGTGTAGCCTTCGTTTATATGGACAGGAACATCAAATTCGGGATTATAGAAGGTGGCCTCTCCGGAAAATCCCCAGGCCAGTAATGGAAGAGGATTACGAGTGTAGGCAGATCCCTGTTCACTTTCCACACGGGTAACAAACGTGTAGTCTGAAGAAAACCGCATAGCGCAAATATAAAGGTCGGTGGTGATCCTTGGCGTCACATGAAAGGTCAGGGGAAAGGGACCCTCTCCATCAAACACCGACTGCTCCAGAGTGACATCCACATAGGTCAGGTCGGATCTGACAAAGCTTGCGCAGGGACCGGCGGAATAGAGAGACAGAGCGAAAAGGGAAGAAAGAATGAACGGGAGTCGGAATTTCGCCCTGCGGACTCGCACCCCTTTCAGCCTACGGTATCTGCCGATCCTGCCCGGAGGCTGGATCAGGGCTCGTCGGCGTGGAGGACGAGGGGGCTGAAGCCGCTGAACGTATGGATGAACGGCACACCATCATCCGCCGAGGTGTTTTCGTTGACAAACTGGGTCATCAGGGCAAACTCCTCCATGTTCGATCCGATCGATCCGTACGGAATCGTAAACTGGAAGACCACCTGGTGGACATCCCCGGGAGCAAAATTCTGGAGGGAAAAGGTGTATCGCAGATTCGTGTTGTAGTCTT
This window contains:
- a CDS encoding sulfatase; this translates as MAYRKSPGKFLPHIPVLLTGTLIFFFGLLDFPFSYILRSLRHGHSFLAAWTFQTSSMTLLDTLKLAILLVIFHSVLMLLLSRYREKADSKIGFFLLSLGCAALHTLFFAALAWKYILHGGRLSFTWILYLIPAIMLVSTLACTATRAGTRTRTAGYFILGPVCAWLILVGFAWLVSSRVTPSYNVVFLVPDALRYDHAETLDRFLVGEEGFLRYPKCYVASSWTRPSVISLLSGVYPHEHGADRTQSLPYPDVVTLQEILRNRGYATWCFTANPLIETFLSETTETTIYRQNAPAGEMVKSALIKLDRVEQPFFFYLHFMEPHTPYTYSDPGCKRLLGPYPDARLRQIDHLSKKEAGPVIDCMRKAYREESERVNHAVVEMVAALKERNILDNTIVLVMSDHGQELWDHGHFDHGHAMWEEVIHVPCFLHIPSDRRNLFPDTLDFSPRSSIDILPTILELTGIQSTQPFPGLSLLTPSPANRFLFVESGLYGQEIQAVIGKEMKYIFYTDEIFSNFPYDRKEPHPFLNHAPELFFLDQDPLEKVNQAVSAPEITDRMEKERIRFLHTSIYRPGEKDTTLSQEEIQKLKSIGYIQ